A genomic stretch from Corynebacterium sp. 21KM1197 includes:
- a CDS encoding bile acid:sodium symporter family protein codes for MSLLKRQDPLIFLIIAAVLVAIVVPARGSFAEAFSTATSVAIAVLFFLYGARLSTQEALRGLYHWRLHLLILAFTFLVFPLLGLALKPLTLFLSEDLYLGILFLTLVPSTVQSSVAFTSIAKGNVAGALVAASVSNLAGVFFTPLLVFAFMNSRSGLHIDASVFLDIALQLLVPFILGQLAHRWIKGFAAHKATKIVDRGSITMVVYSAFSAGMVSGVWQSTSVAEILFLIALSIALVAFMLWLTRVSAQRLGFDRGDVLAVQFCGTKKSLASGLPIASVIFGGASLGLLILPLMIFHQVQLMMCSWLASRYARQAENAAEGSAKSPTENS; via the coding sequence ATGAGCCTGCTGAAACGCCAAGACCCCCTCATCTTTCTCATCATCGCCGCCGTGCTGGTGGCCATCGTGGTACCCGCCCGTGGTTCCTTTGCGGAGGCATTTTCCACGGCCACCTCCGTGGCCATCGCGGTGCTCTTTTTCCTCTATGGCGCTCGGCTTTCCACTCAGGAAGCCCTGCGCGGGCTCTATCACTGGCGGCTTCACCTGTTGATCCTCGCATTCACGTTCCTTGTCTTTCCCCTCCTCGGGCTGGCACTCAAGCCCCTCACACTCTTCCTCTCGGAGGATCTTTACCTGGGCATCCTCTTTCTGACTCTGGTGCCCTCCACGGTGCAGTCCTCGGTGGCGTTTACCTCCATCGCCAAGGGCAACGTGGCGGGGGCCCTCGTGGCGGCCTCCGTGAGTAACCTCGCCGGGGTATTCTTCACCCCCTTGCTTGTTTTCGCCTTCATGAACTCTCGTTCGGGTCTGCACATTGATGCCTCCGTGTTCCTGGACATCGCCCTGCAACTCCTCGTTCCCTTTATCCTGGGGCAACTGGCGCACCGCTGGATCAAGGGCTTTGCGGCGCACAAGGCCACCAAGATCGTGGATCGTGGCTCCATCACCATGGTGGTCTACTCCGCCTTTTCCGCTGGCATGGTCAGCGGGGTATGGCAATCCACCTCCGTGGCGGAGATCCTTTTTCTCATCGCACTCTCCATCGCCCTGGTGGCCTTCATGCTGTGGCTCACCCGCGTGAGCGCCCAGCGCCTGGGGTTCGATAGGGGAGACGTGCTAGCGGTGCAATTCTGCGGCACCAAGAAGTCCCTGGCCTCGGGCCTGCCCATAGCCTCAGTGATCTTTGGGGGCGCATCCCTGGGACTATTAATCCTGCCTTTGATGATCTTCCACCAGGTGCAGTTGATGATGTGTTCCTGGTTGGCCTCCCGCTACGCCCGCCAGGCAGAGAACGCCGCGGAGGGTTCCGCGAAGAGTCCAACGGAAAACTCGTAG
- a CDS encoding sigma-70 family RNA polymerase sigma factor encodes MGEYLAGEASAFTEIVARHGARLLRVARRYGRNEYDAHDIVQEALLRASQNLHTFRRESALGTWLHRLVANSGYDFAHHRHQREVAALDDDSHAPQDMDVRLAYEPLSGIDTRLTLQSALARVHPDQAAALVLIDAAGYSVAHVAELAGVQPGTVKSRRARAKAALRDLMGSAEE; translated from the coding sequence GTGGGGGAGTACCTGGCGGGAGAGGCCTCCGCCTTTACGGAGATCGTGGCTCGCCACGGTGCCCGACTGCTGCGGGTGGCGCGCCGTTACGGCCGCAACGAATACGACGCCCACGATATTGTGCAGGAGGCCCTGCTGCGCGCCTCGCAAAACCTGCACACGTTCCGCCGGGAGTCGGCGCTGGGCACGTGGCTGCACCGGCTGGTGGCTAACTCCGGCTACGACTTCGCCCATCACCGTCACCAGCGCGAGGTGGCGGCGCTCGACGATGATTCCCACGCGCCCCAGGACATGGACGTGCGCCTGGCCTACGAGCCGCTCAGTGGCATTGATACCCGCCTCACCCTGCAATCCGCGCTGGCCCGCGTCCACCCCGATCAGGCCGCCGCGCTGGTGCTTATCGACGCCGCCGGGTACAGCGTGGCGCACGTGGCAGAGTTGGCCGGGGTGCAGCCCGGCACCGTGAAATCGCGCCGCGCCAGGGCCAAGGCCGCGTTGCGCGATCTGATGGGGTCCGCGGAGGAATGA
- a CDS encoding CCA tRNA nucleotidyltransferase — MRVKNQESQEPQPEARPELAEAEMLMRAEHAVRALSPVLSDLVRGFTQRGESLYLVGGSVRDALLGRLGHDLDFTTSARPQVIQEILEGYAPAVWDTGIEFGTVSAEKGGQQIEITTFRSDSYDGVTRNPEVQFGDTLDGDLVRRDFTLNAMAVELSVDSGDAGGSGGSASSDGSGGEVRGRFHDPMNGFAALRAGILDTPATPEQSFADDPLRMLRAARFVSQLEIRVAERVEEAMRQMAGEISRITVERVRAELDKLMGGRRPEAGWELLVRTGIADLIFPEVAGLHLTPDEHLQHKDVYAHSMTVLRQAIDQEEPGESPDLVLRWAALLHDVGKPATRAAKPGGGVTFHHHEVVGAKMVRKRMRALKYSKQMVSDVGQLVFLHMRFHGFSEGQWTDSAVRRYVTDAGPLLPRLHKLVRADCTTRNKKKAARLQANYDHLEERIEEIQAKEDLARVRPDLDGNEIMEILGLKPGPEVGRAWAYLKEVRLERGPMERSEAIEVLQEWWAGQTERAE, encoded by the coding sequence ATGCGGGTGAAAAACCAGGAGAGCCAGGAACCACAGCCCGAAGCACGACCGGAACTCGCGGAAGCGGAAATGCTCATGCGAGCCGAACATGCGGTGCGCGCGTTAAGCCCGGTGCTCAGCGACCTGGTGCGGGGCTTCACTCAGCGCGGAGAATCGCTCTATCTAGTGGGGGGTTCCGTGCGCGACGCCCTGCTGGGCCGCCTGGGGCACGACCTGGACTTCACCACCTCCGCCAGGCCGCAGGTGATCCAGGAGATTCTGGAGGGATACGCCCCGGCGGTATGGGATACCGGCATCGAGTTTGGCACCGTCTCCGCGGAAAAGGGCGGCCAACAAATAGAGATCACCACCTTCCGCTCCGATTCCTACGACGGTGTGACCCGCAATCCTGAGGTGCAGTTTGGCGATACCCTTGACGGCGACCTGGTGCGGCGGGACTTCACCCTCAACGCGATGGCGGTGGAACTCTCGGTGGATTCCGGTGATGCTGGTGGTTCCGGTGGCTCTGCTAGCTCCGATGGCTCCGGCGGTGAGGTGCGCGGGCGTTTCCACGACCCCATGAACGGCTTTGCCGCCCTGCGCGCCGGAATACTAGACACCCCCGCCACCCCGGAGCAATCCTTTGCGGACGATCCCCTGCGCATGTTGCGCGCCGCGCGCTTTGTCTCCCAGTTAGAAATCCGCGTGGCCGAGCGCGTGGAGGAAGCCATGCGGCAGATGGCCGGGGAGATCAGCCGGATCACCGTGGAGCGGGTGCGCGCGGAACTGGACAAACTCATGGGCGGCCGACGCCCCGAGGCAGGCTGGGAACTGCTCGTGCGCACCGGCATAGCGGACCTCATCTTCCCCGAGGTGGCGGGCCTGCACCTCACCCCGGACGAGCACCTCCAGCACAAGGACGTCTACGCCCACTCCATGACGGTACTGCGCCAGGCCATCGACCAGGAGGAGCCGGGGGAAAGCCCGGACCTGGTGCTGCGCTGGGCGGCGCTGCTTCACGACGTCGGAAAGCCCGCCACCCGGGCCGCCAAGCCGGGCGGTGGGGTGACCTTCCACCATCACGAGGTGGTGGGGGCGAAGATGGTGCGCAAGCGCATGCGCGCGCTGAAGTACTCCAAGCAGATGGTGAGCGACGTGGGCCAGTTGGTGTTCCTACACATGCGCTTTCACGGGTTTAGCGAGGGGCAGTGGACGGACTCGGCGGTGCGGCGGTACGTGACCGACGCCGGGCCGCTGCTCCCCCGCCTGCACAAACTGGTGCGAGCGGACTGCACCACCCGGAATAAAAAGAAAGCGGCCCGCTTGCAGGCCAACTACGATCACCTGGAAGAGCGGATCGAGGAGATTCAGGCCAAGGAGGATCTGGCTCGGGTGCGCCCGGACCTCGATGGCAACGAGATCATGGAGATCCTGGGCCTCAAACCCGGCCCCGAGGTGGGGCGTGCCTGGGCTTACCTCAAGGAGGTGCGCCTGGAGCGCGGGCCGATGGAACGCTCGGAGGCCATCGAGGTTCTGCAAGAGTGGTGGGCTGGGCAGACCGAGCGGGCTGAGTGA
- the murJ gene encoding murein biosynthesis integral membrane protein MurJ encodes MNATDPQFRQSGRGSGPSRQGLRSRIVPPTPPAPVPEVKKKPRPAPQGEVDRSDLRHAPRQALHASAPPGASEAAGAPTAEAATGTLTRPAPEPREPAEQAPQARDTSDGDVVRSTGSMAVATLISRITGFLRTVLIGSTVGTAVGSAFNTANTLPNLITEIVLGAVLTSLVVPVLVRAEKEDPDRGAAFIRRLFTLAFSLLAVITLAAVVGAPFLTRVMLRQDGEVNITQSTSFAYWLLPQIFFYGLFALFMAVLNTKGVFRPGAWAPVANNIISIAVLLIYQFVPGRLSPSAPSGPFDPHVMLLGAGTTLGVVVQLLIMLPALKKAGVDLRPLWGIDARLKEFGGMALAIIVYVAISQVGFTLTIRIASTASDAAPLLYQNHWLLLQVPYGIIGVALLTAIMPRLSRKAAEGDDRGVVDDLTLATKLTFIALIPIVVFFTVFGRDISFGLFHYGQFDPESADVLGLTLSFSAFTLIPYALVLLHLRVFYAREEAWTPTFIIAGITVTKIVLSLLAPLVASSPGRVVVLLGAANGFGFVAGAVIGAMLLRRKLGSLGFSTVMRTSLWATGASIVGAVVAAGASILLGRLVEPGSLGPVESLWILLRLCVIGVVFLVVTGVVLSFSRLPEVQNLGAAAQRIPGLNRLIRTDPDRQIQVEAPTQQELSTQFIGSDTFNASPVPPPMSAGVVRGPRLVPGAPVSDGRFRLLVDHGSVTGARFWQAKEQATGRLVALVFVDTSGTSPMAPASPAAAAGAASEVTRRTRALAALNHPAIAPNIEVSAYRSGCLVVADWVEGTSLKELSRSERVHPRAAAYALSPLAHATAAADEVHTPLGLDNWARIRVTTSGTAVLAFPAVLSTASTAQDLDAIAWALNLLVGEDAPEDVQRVKQRVEAAATAAAPADSTKADSTKAEIDPEDLRNLSEELRRVGLAEDAASHDTPSPEEDAPGTASETPEATTATTTTTATGTASPAAPAVPASPTSPTEQARRRAQALHVTAEATPQVEDRPGFGAKSMTRRGTAGLGLIVFVAVIAAAVAATYIAAFVGKQNDSSPVNPGSVHSSEAATPPQMQPLSGINVWEATGGAEGSGEDQGDHPEGATHAVDGNPATSWESAEYPQGFQSKPGVGLLVRLQNPVQVAQLQVLTSAPGSHAVIYAVPSSLDSAQVQETLDLSTVPMVAETTLNEEDNTIALAPTQEPTQALVVWFDSVSPQTHTVSVSNISVWGTRATGAAPTTPNIVGGTRPTQ; translated from the coding sequence GTGAACGCCACAGATCCGCAATTCAGGCAATCGGGTCGCGGTAGCGGGCCAAGCCGCCAAGGCTTGCGCTCGCGGATCGTGCCCCCCACGCCGCCTGCTCCGGTGCCCGAGGTGAAAAAGAAACCTCGGCCCGCCCCGCAGGGCGAGGTTGATCGCTCCGATCTGCGCCACGCCCCCCGGCAGGCCCTCCACGCCAGCGCGCCGCCGGGGGCGTCGGAAGCCGCAGGAGCTCCGACGGCGGAGGCCGCAACCGGCACGCTCACCCGTCCCGCCCCGGAACCACGGGAGCCAGCGGAGCAGGCCCCGCAGGCGCGGGACACCAGCGATGGCGACGTGGTGCGCTCCACCGGCTCGATGGCGGTAGCCACCCTCATCTCCCGCATCACGGGATTCCTGCGCACCGTGCTCATCGGTTCCACTGTGGGCACCGCGGTGGGTTCGGCCTTCAACACCGCGAACACCCTGCCCAACCTCATCACGGAGATCGTGCTGGGCGCGGTGCTCACCTCCCTGGTGGTGCCGGTGCTGGTGCGGGCGGAAAAGGAGGACCCGGATAGGGGAGCGGCCTTCATCAGGCGGCTTTTCACCCTGGCCTTTAGCCTCCTGGCGGTGATCACCCTGGCAGCCGTGGTGGGGGCTCCCTTCCTCACCAGGGTCATGCTGCGGCAGGACGGCGAGGTGAATATCACCCAATCCACCTCCTTTGCCTATTGGCTCTTGCCGCAGATCTTCTTCTACGGCCTCTTTGCCCTGTTCATGGCGGTGCTCAACACCAAGGGGGTGTTCCGCCCGGGGGCCTGGGCCCCGGTGGCCAATAACATCATCAGTATCGCGGTGCTGCTGATCTATCAGTTCGTCCCCGGTCGCCTTTCTCCCTCGGCCCCCTCGGGCCCCTTCGATCCGCACGTCATGCTGCTGGGTGCGGGCACCACCCTGGGCGTGGTTGTGCAGTTGCTCATCATGCTGCCGGCGCTGAAAAAGGCGGGCGTGGATCTGCGTCCCCTGTGGGGGATTGATGCCCGCCTCAAGGAGTTCGGCGGCATGGCGCTGGCCATCATCGTGTACGTGGCCATCTCGCAGGTGGGCTTCACCCTCACCATTCGCATTGCCTCCACGGCTAGCGACGCCGCCCCCCTGCTCTACCAAAACCACTGGCTGCTGCTCCAGGTGCCCTATGGCATCATCGGCGTCGCCTTGCTCACGGCGATCATGCCGCGCCTGTCCCGCAAGGCCGCCGAGGGCGATGATCGCGGCGTGGTCGATGATCTCACCCTGGCCACCAAGCTCACCTTCATCGCGCTGATTCCCATCGTGGTGTTCTTCACCGTCTTTGGCCGGGACATTTCCTTTGGCCTGTTCCATTACGGCCAGTTTGACCCGGAATCGGCCGATGTCCTGGGCCTCACGCTGAGTTTCTCCGCGTTTACCCTCATTCCCTACGCCCTGGTGCTGCTGCACCTGCGCGTGTTCTATGCCCGCGAGGAGGCGTGGACGCCCACGTTCATCATCGCGGGTATCACCGTCACCAAGATCGTTCTCTCCCTCCTGGCGCCCCTGGTGGCCTCCTCCCCGGGCCGGGTGGTGGTGCTCCTGGGCGCGGCCAATGGCTTTGGTTTTGTGGCCGGTGCGGTCATCGGCGCGATGTTGCTGCGCCGCAAGTTGGGTTCCCTGGGATTCTCCACGGTCATGCGCACCTCGCTGTGGGCCACCGGGGCGTCGATAGTGGGTGCCGTGGTCGCGGCGGGGGCGAGCATCCTGCTGGGTCGCCTGGTGGAGCCGGGTTCCCTGGGCCCGGTGGAATCGCTGTGGATTCTGCTGCGCCTGTGCGTGATCGGCGTGGTGTTCCTGGTGGTCACGGGCGTGGTGCTCTCCTTCTCCCGCCTGCCGGAGGTGCAGAACCTCGGCGCGGCGGCGCAGCGCATCCCGGGTCTAAACCGCCTCATCCGCACAGACCCGGATCGGCAGATCCAGGTGGAGGCCCCCACGCAGCAGGAGTTGTCCACGCAGTTCATCGGCTCGGACACATTCAATGCCTCCCCGGTGCCGCCGCCGATGTCCGCGGGCGTGGTGCGCGGCCCGCGCCTGGTGCCGGGCGCGCCGGTGTCCGACGGCCGCTTCCGCCTCCTGGTGGATCACGGCTCGGTCACCGGGGCGCGATTCTGGCAGGCCAAGGAGCAGGCCACGGGCAGGCTCGTGGCGCTGGTGTTCGTGGATACCAGCGGCACCTCCCCGATGGCCCCGGCCAGCCCGGCCGCTGCGGCGGGCGCGGCCTCCGAGGTCACCCGCCGTACCCGCGCGCTGGCGGCGCTGAATCACCCGGCGATCGCGCCGAATATCGAGGTTTCCGCGTACCGCTCCGGTTGCCTGGTGGTGGCCGATTGGGTGGAGGGCACCTCGCTCAAGGAGCTATCCCGCTCCGAGCGTGTGCACCCCCGCGCCGCCGCCTATGCGCTGTCCCCGCTGGCGCACGCCACCGCGGCCGCCGATGAGGTTCACACGCCCCTGGGCCTGGATAACTGGGCCCGTATCCGCGTTACCACCTCCGGCACGGCGGTGCTGGCCTTCCCGGCAGTGCTCTCCACCGCGTCTACCGCGCAGGACCTGGACGCGATCGCCTGGGCGCTGAACCTGTTGGTGGGGGAGGACGCCCCGGAGGATGTGCAGCGGGTCAAGCAGCGCGTGGAGGCGGCCGCCACCGCCGCCGCTCCTGCGGATTCCACCAAGGCGGATTCCACTAAGGCCGAGATCGATCCCGAGGATCTGCGCAACCTCAGCGAGGAGTTGCGCCGCGTGGGCCTGGCCGAGGACGCGGCTTCCCACGACACCCCCAGCCCCGAGGAGGACGCTCCGGGCACCGCCTCCGAAACCCCGGAAGCCACCACAGCAACCACAACCACCACAGCAACCGGCACAGCAAGCCCGGCCGCACCGGCCGTGCCCGCCTCACCCACCTCGCCCACCGAGCAGGCCCGTCGCCGCGCCCAGGCCCTGCACGTCACGGCGGAGGCCACCCCGCAGGTGGAGGATCGCCCCGGCTTCGGCGCGAAGTCGATGACCCGCCGCGGCACCGCCGGCTTGGGCCTCATCGTCTTTGTCGCCGTGATCGCCGCGGCGGTGGCCGCCACGTACATCGCGGCGTTCGTCGGTAAGCAGAACGATTCCTCCCCGGTGAATCCCGGTTCCGTGCACAGCAGCGAGGCCGCCACGCCCCCGCAGATGCAGCCGCTGAGCGGCATCAATGTCTGGGAGGCCACGGGTGGTGCCGAGGGTTCCGGGGAAGATCAGGGCGATCACCCGGAGGGGGCCACGCACGCCGTGGACGGCAATCCGGCCACCTCCTGGGAGTCCGCGGAGTATCCCCAGGGGTTCCAGAGCAAGCCGGGCGTGGGCCTGCTGGTGCGCTTGCAGAATCCGGTGCAGGTGGCGCAATTGCAGGTGCTCACCTCCGCCCCGGGCAGCCACGCGGTAATTTACGCGGTGCCCAGCAGCCTGGATTCTGCCCAGGTGCAGGAAACTCTTGACTTAAGCACGGTGCCGATGGTGGCGGAGACCACGTTGAACGAGGAGGACAACACCATCGCCCTGGCCCCCACGCAGGAGCCCACGCAGGCGCTGGTGGTGTGGTTCGACTCCGTCTCCCCGCAGACGCACACGGTGAGCGTTTCCAATATCTCGGTGTGGGGCACCAGGGCCACGGGGGCGGCTCCCACCACGCCGAATATCGTCGGGGGCACCCGCCCAACGCAGTAG
- a CDS encoding branched-chain amino acid transporter permease, whose product MTDLGLPEGVSLGMVAAVLLPVAVVTVLLRQLPYNAKKALRRSRFMGTLGLTMPVGVMVVLVVYTLAGQGNNPGGLWASLLAAGATLGLHAWKRQAGLSILGGTVLYMILVNVVF is encoded by the coding sequence ATGACTGACCTGGGCCTACCCGAGGGCGTGAGCCTGGGCATGGTGGCGGCGGTGTTGCTGCCCGTGGCGGTGGTGACGGTGCTGCTGCGACAACTCCCCTATAACGCCAAGAAGGCATTGCGGCGGAGTCGCTTCATGGGGACCCTGGGGCTGACCATGCCCGTGGGCGTGATGGTCGTGCTGGTGGTGTACACCCTGGCCGGGCAGGGAAATAACCCTGGTGGCCTATGGGCCTCCCTGCTGGCGGCCGGGGCCACGCTGGGTTTGCACGCCTGGAAGCGGCAGGCGGGCCTGTCCATTCTGGGTGGTACCGTCCTGTACATGATCCTGGTGAACGTGGTGTTCTAG
- a CDS encoding NUDIX hydrolase, translating into MNDKDERTHQARQAAEGSKTSAAQATGGSGASGTSGARRKRRRRGGRGRNNRGRAQAANNATGATGAQGGQGARGTQGSEGSANPAAPSRPSQPHKPAAQTGHPGEDQSGKDSASQPRRRRRRQGGKGASKGTGKNSQRSGNRRGQRGGHSQRRSSARGGRNGHLRRGPHPRRGAAAVSNFDTRRETSAGGLVVSGLAEAVAADGSVDLSRLYVALIGRLDRRRRLLWSMPKGHVEPGEDQRATAQREVWEETGISGEVFAELGVIDYWFVSEGVRIHKTVHHHLLRYVDGYLNDEDPEVTEVSWIPVHQLIEHLAYADERKLARVAHDILPDLARAEKRAGRRTPR; encoded by the coding sequence ATGAATGACAAGGACGAGCGCACGCACCAGGCCCGCCAGGCCGCAGAGGGCTCAAAAACCTCCGCCGCCCAGGCAACCGGCGGTTCCGGTGCCTCCGGGACGTCCGGCGCTCGCCGTAAACGACGCCGCCGCGGTGGCCGGGGCCGCAATAATCGCGGGCGCGCGCAGGCCGCCAATAACGCCACCGGCGCCACCGGCGCACAAGGGGGCCAAGGGGCACGAGGAACACAAGGCTCGGAAGGCTCGGCAAACCCCGCAGCCCCCTCGCGGCCCTCCCAACCGCACAAGCCCGCCGCGCAAACCGGACACCCCGGCGAGGACCAATCCGGCAAGGACTCCGCCTCCCAGCCCCGCCGCAGGCGACGTCGTCAGGGCGGCAAAGGAGCGAGCAAGGGAACGGGCAAGAACTCCCAGCGCTCCGGGAATCGTCGCGGCCAGCGCGGCGGGCATTCCCAGCGGCGTTCCTCCGCGCGCGGCGGCCGCAACGGCCATCTCCGCCGGGGCCCGCACCCTCGCCGGGGCGCGGCCGCCGTCTCGAACTTTGACACGCGGCGGGAAACCTCCGCCGGCGGCCTGGTGGTTTCCGGCCTAGCCGAGGCGGTGGCCGCCGATGGCAGCGTGGATCTTTCGCGGCTGTACGTGGCACTGATCGGACGCCTAGATCGGCGGCGGCGCCTGCTGTGGTCCATGCCCAAGGGACACGTGGAACCGGGGGAGGATCAACGGGCCACCGCGCAGCGCGAGGTCTGGGAGGAAACGGGAATCAGCGGCGAGGTCTTTGCGGAACTCGGCGTGATTGATTACTGGTTTGTGTCCGAGGGCGTGCGGATTCATAAGACGGTGCACCACCACCTGCTGCGCTACGTGGATGGCTACCTCAACGATGAGGACCCGGAGGTCACCGAGGTTTCCTGGATCCCGGTGCACCAACTCATCGAGCACCTGGCCTACGCCGACGAGCGCAAATTGGCCCGGGTGGCGCACGATATTCTCCCGGATCTGGCCCGCGCGGAAAAGCGAGCAGGGAGGCGCACCCCTCGATGA
- a CDS encoding YqgE/AlgH family protein, producing MAEEYYADRLFNALERNDPAPGMLLVAAPGMESEAFARSVVLVIEHNDVLTFGVNLASRSDLAVYNVMPEWLEVVAKPQALYIGGPLQQQSVVGVGVPAQGVEADGHPHLNRLATRLVMVDLGADPSTLTEDIEGMRLFAGYAEWGPGQLQEEIERGDWYVAPALPSDVVAPGRSDLWAEVMRRQPMPLPLFSTYPVDPGEN from the coding sequence GTGGCCGAGGAATACTACGCGGATAGATTATTTAATGCCCTAGAGCGCAACGACCCCGCACCGGGAATGCTCCTGGTGGCGGCCCCGGGCATGGAATCGGAGGCCTTTGCGCGATCCGTGGTACTGGTGATCGAGCACAACGATGTGCTGACCTTCGGGGTGAATCTGGCCTCCCGCAGCGATCTGGCCGTGTACAACGTCATGCCGGAGTGGTTGGAGGTGGTGGCCAAGCCCCAGGCGCTGTACATTGGCGGCCCCCTGCAACAGCAGTCCGTGGTGGGCGTGGGGGTTCCGGCGCAGGGCGTGGAGGCGGATGGGCACCCCCATCTCAATCGCCTGGCCACCCGCCTGGTGATGGTGGACCTGGGGGCCGATCCCTCGACCCTGACCGAGGACATCGAGGGTATGCGGCTCTTTGCCGGGTATGCGGAATGGGGGCCGGGGCAGTTACAGGAGGAGATCGAGCGCGGGGACTGGTACGTGGCCCCGGCTCTCCCCTCGGACGTGGTGGCCCCGGGGCGCTCCGATTTGTGGGCGGAGGTCATGCGCCGCCAGCCCATGCCGTTGCCGCTCTTTTCCACCTACCCCGTCGATCCGGGAGAGAACTAA
- a CDS encoding Rieske (2Fe-2S) protein, whose product MVESQLPPCSRRLFLLGSATTFAGAVLAACGSGPSEEIAATDVPVGSAVIVGDFIIAQTQQGQYRAYSTTCPHQSSKITEVEGETVRCTAHNSVFSLSDGSVVEGPARAPLTEGSVEEKGANLSVSL is encoded by the coding sequence ATGGTCGAATCTCAGCTTCCCCCGTGCAGCCGCCGCCTCTTTCTCCTGGGGAGCGCCACTACCTTCGCCGGAGCGGTACTCGCCGCCTGTGGTTCTGGCCCCTCCGAGGAAATCGCGGCCACCGATGTCCCCGTGGGCAGCGCCGTGATCGTGGGGGACTTCATCATCGCCCAGACACAGCAGGGCCAATACCGCGCCTACTCCACCACCTGCCCACATCAAAGCAGCAAGATCACCGAGGTGGAGGGGGAGACTGTGCGCTGCACCGCCCACAATTCCGTGTTCTCTCTCAGCGATGGCTCGGTGGTGGAGGGCCCGGCTCGTGCGCCACTGACCGAGGGCAGCGTGGAGGAAAAGGGAGCAAACCTGAGCGTGAGCCTCTAG
- a CDS encoding AzlC family ABC transporter permease: MVGLGLIPLGLAFGVLMVQSGYAWWWTPIFSVVIYAGSMEFLAISLVSAGIGPFSAAITGFMVNFRHIFYGLTFPREAISGKAGRAYSTYALTDESYAVASAHPPGALSGVRVLTIQIFCQVLWVVPGILGALLGQVIPADIKGMEFALTALFIVLAWESFDNNRDISLPLLAGALAVVAALVAPGQMLMVALVAYFLILVVRFRWAESRGVPSDGKSAGNARGEKETRGKPGAADGGAAQRDGEEE; this comes from the coding sequence ATGGTGGGCCTGGGATTGATCCCCCTGGGACTGGCCTTTGGGGTGCTCATGGTGCAATCCGGCTACGCCTGGTGGTGGACGCCCATTTTCTCCGTGGTGATATACGCCGGCTCGATGGAGTTTCTGGCCATCAGCCTGGTCTCTGCGGGAATCGGCCCCTTCTCCGCCGCGATCACCGGCTTCATGGTGAACTTCCGGCACATCTTCTACGGCCTGACCTTCCCCCGTGAGGCGATTTCGGGCAAGGCAGGGCGGGCGTACTCCACCTATGCGCTTACCGACGAATCCTATGCCGTAGCCTCCGCACATCCGCCGGGGGCGCTCAGCGGCGTGCGAGTGCTGACTATTCAGATATTCTGCCAGGTGCTCTGGGTGGTTCCCGGCATCCTCGGGGCACTCCTGGGGCAGGTGATTCCGGCCGACATCAAAGGAATGGAGTTTGCCCTCACCGCGCTCTTCATCGTGCTGGCCTGGGAATCCTTTGACAATAATCGGGATATTTCCCTGCCGCTCCTGGCTGGTGCCCTGGCCGTGGTGGCCGCTCTGGTGGCACCGGGACAGATGCTCATGGTGGCCCTGGTGGCGTACTTCCTGATTCTGGTGGTGCGCTTCCGCTGGGCGGAATCGCGGGGCGTGCCTTCCGACGGGAAGAGCGCGGGGAATGCGCGGGGTGAAAAAGAGACGCGCGGAAAGCCCGGTGCGGCCGATGGAGGGGCTGCACAGCGCGACGGGGAGGAAGAATGA